One window from the genome of Oryza glaberrima chromosome 3, OglaRS2, whole genome shotgun sequence encodes:
- the LOC127767690 gene encoding type IV inositol polyphosphate 5-phosphatase 7-like isoform X1, producing the protein MRDENSIKTKKLSWSKTFVRKWFNIKTKAKDFHSDYAVEEVGVQWRTSFSERDVCKSKKSRTERLPRKSVDRDSRVGNGFDRAYITNTQDYRVFVATWNVGGRSPSSHLNLEDWLHTSPAADIYVIGLQEIVPLNAGNVLLTEDNGPAKKWVALVRKTLNNIDQGSAVYNYHTPSPVPDPIVELNVDFERSSRRPRNSSFFHRRSFQSFNRSSRIDMMDPHSLVDRRFSVCDRISFGSRPSDVDTSMRYGGSSDDENIDEESPSGIYISPMPCGYGAPLCYDDNKRQLINTSRYCLVASKQMVGVFLMVWVRSDIREHVKNLKVSCVGRGLMGYLGNKGSISISMSLHQTSFCFVCTHLTSGQKDGDELRRNADVVEILRKTRFPHVHGVGDEKSPETILDHDRIIWLGDLNYRIALSYRSVKALVEMHNWKQLLEKDQLRIEQRYGRVFSGWKEGRIYFPPTYKYSYNSDRYAGDDMRPNEKRRTPAWCDRILWYGRGLNQLCYVRGESRFSDHRPVYSIFTAEVQIPSQTQFCSFARSTSLMGVDELPYPTYPRSYTDINFY; encoded by the exons TAGGTGTCCAGTGGAGAACCAGTTTCTCAGAGAGAGATGTATGCAAATCCAAGAAAAGCAGAACAG AGAGGTTGCCTAGGAAGAGTGTGGATCGAGATTCCCGGGTAGGAAATGGATTTGACCGTGCTTATATCACAAATACACAAGACTACAG GGTCTTTGTTGCAACATGGAATGTGGGTGGAAGGTCACCATCGAGTCATTTGAATTTGGAAGACTGGCTTCATACTTCTCCGGCTGCTGATATATATGTCATTGG GTTACAGGAAATTGTTCCTTTGAATGCTGGCAATGTCCTATTGACCGAAGACAATGGTCCAGCAAAGAAATGGGTCGCACTTGTTAGAAAAACGCTAAACAATATAGACCAAGGCTCTGCTGTGTACAACTACCACACCCCTTCGCCGGTTCCAGATCCTATTGTTGAGCTCAATGTTGATTTTGAACGATCATCAAGAAGACCAAGGAATTCATCTTTCTTCCATCGACGTTCATTCCAGTCCTTCAACCGAAGCTCAAGAATTGACATGATGGATCCCCACTCATTAGTGGATCGTCGTTTCAGTGTTTGTGACCGGATTAGCTTTGGGAGTAGGCCAAGTGATGTTGACACCAGTATGAGATATGGTGGGTCATCTGATGATGAGAATATTGACGAGGAATCACCTAGTGGTATATACATCTCACCAATGCCATGCGGTTATGGTGCTCCACTATGCTATGATGATAACAAAAGACAGTTGATAAACACTAG CAGATATTGCCTAGTTGCCAGCAAGCAAATGGTTGGTGTTTTTCTCATGGTTTGGGTACGAAGTGATATAAGGGAACATGTGAAGAACTTGAAGGTTTCATGTGTTGGCAGAGGTTTGATGGGATATCTCGGAAATAAG GGATCGATATCAATCAGCATGTCTCTGCATCAGACAAGCTTCTGCTTTGTTTGCACTCACTTGACCTCAGGGCAAAAGGACGGTGATGAACTTAGAAGAAATGCAGATGTTGTAGAAATTTTGAGGAAGACCAGATTCCCACATGTCCATGGTGTAGGTGACGAGAAGTCACCGGAGACAATTCTTGACCATGA tcGTATAATATGGCTTGGGGATCTTAATTACCGAATAGCTCTTTCATACCGTTCGGTGAAGGCTCTAGTTGAGATGCACAATTGGAAACAGTTACTAGAGAAGGACCAG CTTCGAATAGAGCAAAGGTATGGTCGGGTATTTTCAGGCTGGAAAGAAGGGAGGATTTATTTTCCTCCCACATACAAATACTCCTACAATTCTGACAGATACGCAGGCGACGATATGCGTCCGAATGAGAAGCGAAGAACACCTGCATG GTGCGACCGGATTCTATGGTATGGGAGAGGCCTGAATCAACTATGTTATGTTCGCGGCGAGTCTAGATTCTCAGATCACAGGCCTGTATACAGCATTTTCACTGCGGAGGTTCAGATACCGAGCCAAACCCAATTTTGCAGCTTTGCTCGTTCTACCTCTCTAATGGGGGTGGATGAACTACCATACCCAACTTATCCACGCAGTTACACAGATATCAATTTTTATTGA
- the LOC127767690 gene encoding type IV inositol polyphosphate 5-phosphatase 7-like isoform X4, with product MRDENSIKTKKLSWSKTFVRKWFNIKTKAKDFHSDYAVEEGVQWRTSFSERDVCKSKKSRTERLPRKSVDRDSRVGNGFDRAYITNTQDYRVFVATWNVGGRSPSSHLNLEDWLHTSPAADIYVIGLQEIVPLNAGNVLLTEDNGPAKKWVALVRKTLNNIDQGSAVYNYHTPSPVPDPIVELNVDFERSSRRPRNSSFFHRRSFQSFNRSSRIDMMDPHSLVDRRFSVCDRISFGSRPSDVDTSMRYGGSSDDENIDEESPSGIYISPMPCGYGAPLCYDDNKRQLINTSRYCLVASKQMVGVFLMVWVRSDIREHVKNLKVSCVGRGLMGYLGNKGSISISMSLHQTSFCFVCTHLTSGQKDGDELRRNADVVEILRKTRFPHVHGVGDEKSPETILDHDRIIWLGDLNYRIALSYRSVKALVEMHNWKQLLEKDQLRIEQRYGRVFSGWKEGRIYFPPTYKYSYNSDRYAGDDMRPNEKRRTPAWCDRILWYGRGLNQLCYVRGESRFSDHRPVYSIFTAEVQIPSQTQFCSFARSTSLMGVDELPYPTYPRSYTDINFY from the exons GTGTCCAGTGGAGAACCAGTTTCTCAGAGAGAGATGTATGCAAATCCAAGAAAAGCAGAACAG AGAGGTTGCCTAGGAAGAGTGTGGATCGAGATTCCCGGGTAGGAAATGGATTTGACCGTGCTTATATCACAAATACACAAGACTACAG GGTCTTTGTTGCAACATGGAATGTGGGTGGAAGGTCACCATCGAGTCATTTGAATTTGGAAGACTGGCTTCATACTTCTCCGGCTGCTGATATATATGTCATTGG GTTACAGGAAATTGTTCCTTTGAATGCTGGCAATGTCCTATTGACCGAAGACAATGGTCCAGCAAAGAAATGGGTCGCACTTGTTAGAAAAACGCTAAACAATATAGACCAAGGCTCTGCTGTGTACAACTACCACACCCCTTCGCCGGTTCCAGATCCTATTGTTGAGCTCAATGTTGATTTTGAACGATCATCAAGAAGACCAAGGAATTCATCTTTCTTCCATCGACGTTCATTCCAGTCCTTCAACCGAAGCTCAAGAATTGACATGATGGATCCCCACTCATTAGTGGATCGTCGTTTCAGTGTTTGTGACCGGATTAGCTTTGGGAGTAGGCCAAGTGATGTTGACACCAGTATGAGATATGGTGGGTCATCTGATGATGAGAATATTGACGAGGAATCACCTAGTGGTATATACATCTCACCAATGCCATGCGGTTATGGTGCTCCACTATGCTATGATGATAACAAAAGACAGTTGATAAACACTAG CAGATATTGCCTAGTTGCCAGCAAGCAAATGGTTGGTGTTTTTCTCATGGTTTGGGTACGAAGTGATATAAGGGAACATGTGAAGAACTTGAAGGTTTCATGTGTTGGCAGAGGTTTGATGGGATATCTCGGAAATAAG GGATCGATATCAATCAGCATGTCTCTGCATCAGACAAGCTTCTGCTTTGTTTGCACTCACTTGACCTCAGGGCAAAAGGACGGTGATGAACTTAGAAGAAATGCAGATGTTGTAGAAATTTTGAGGAAGACCAGATTCCCACATGTCCATGGTGTAGGTGACGAGAAGTCACCGGAGACAATTCTTGACCATGA tcGTATAATATGGCTTGGGGATCTTAATTACCGAATAGCTCTTTCATACCGTTCGGTGAAGGCTCTAGTTGAGATGCACAATTGGAAACAGTTACTAGAGAAGGACCAG CTTCGAATAGAGCAAAGGTATGGTCGGGTATTTTCAGGCTGGAAAGAAGGGAGGATTTATTTTCCTCCCACATACAAATACTCCTACAATTCTGACAGATACGCAGGCGACGATATGCGTCCGAATGAGAAGCGAAGAACACCTGCATG GTGCGACCGGATTCTATGGTATGGGAGAGGCCTGAATCAACTATGTTATGTTCGCGGCGAGTCTAGATTCTCAGATCACAGGCCTGTATACAGCATTTTCACTGCGGAGGTTCAGATACCGAGCCAAACCCAATTTTGCAGCTTTGCTCGTTCTACCTCTCTAATGGGGGTGGATGAACTACCATACCCAACTTATCCACGCAGTTACACAGATATCAATTTTTATTGA
- the LOC127767690 gene encoding type IV inositol polyphosphate 5-phosphatase 7-like isoform X3: protein MRDENSIKTKLSWSKTFVRKWFNIKTKAKDFHSDYAVEEVGVQWRTSFSERDVCKSKKSRTERLPRKSVDRDSRVGNGFDRAYITNTQDYRVFVATWNVGGRSPSSHLNLEDWLHTSPAADIYVIGLQEIVPLNAGNVLLTEDNGPAKKWVALVRKTLNNIDQGSAVYNYHTPSPVPDPIVELNVDFERSSRRPRNSSFFHRRSFQSFNRSSRIDMMDPHSLVDRRFSVCDRISFGSRPSDVDTSMRYGGSSDDENIDEESPSGIYISPMPCGYGAPLCYDDNKRQLINTSRYCLVASKQMVGVFLMVWVRSDIREHVKNLKVSCVGRGLMGYLGNKGSISISMSLHQTSFCFVCTHLTSGQKDGDELRRNADVVEILRKTRFPHVHGVGDEKSPETILDHDRIIWLGDLNYRIALSYRSVKALVEMHNWKQLLEKDQLRIEQRYGRVFSGWKEGRIYFPPTYKYSYNSDRYAGDDMRPNEKRRTPAWCDRILWYGRGLNQLCYVRGESRFSDHRPVYSIFTAEVQIPSQTQFCSFARSTSLMGVDELPYPTYPRSYTDINFY from the exons TAGGTGTCCAGTGGAGAACCAGTTTCTCAGAGAGAGATGTATGCAAATCCAAGAAAAGCAGAACAG AGAGGTTGCCTAGGAAGAGTGTGGATCGAGATTCCCGGGTAGGAAATGGATTTGACCGTGCTTATATCACAAATACACAAGACTACAG GGTCTTTGTTGCAACATGGAATGTGGGTGGAAGGTCACCATCGAGTCATTTGAATTTGGAAGACTGGCTTCATACTTCTCCGGCTGCTGATATATATGTCATTGG GTTACAGGAAATTGTTCCTTTGAATGCTGGCAATGTCCTATTGACCGAAGACAATGGTCCAGCAAAGAAATGGGTCGCACTTGTTAGAAAAACGCTAAACAATATAGACCAAGGCTCTGCTGTGTACAACTACCACACCCCTTCGCCGGTTCCAGATCCTATTGTTGAGCTCAATGTTGATTTTGAACGATCATCAAGAAGACCAAGGAATTCATCTTTCTTCCATCGACGTTCATTCCAGTCCTTCAACCGAAGCTCAAGAATTGACATGATGGATCCCCACTCATTAGTGGATCGTCGTTTCAGTGTTTGTGACCGGATTAGCTTTGGGAGTAGGCCAAGTGATGTTGACACCAGTATGAGATATGGTGGGTCATCTGATGATGAGAATATTGACGAGGAATCACCTAGTGGTATATACATCTCACCAATGCCATGCGGTTATGGTGCTCCACTATGCTATGATGATAACAAAAGACAGTTGATAAACACTAG CAGATATTGCCTAGTTGCCAGCAAGCAAATGGTTGGTGTTTTTCTCATGGTTTGGGTACGAAGTGATATAAGGGAACATGTGAAGAACTTGAAGGTTTCATGTGTTGGCAGAGGTTTGATGGGATATCTCGGAAATAAG GGATCGATATCAATCAGCATGTCTCTGCATCAGACAAGCTTCTGCTTTGTTTGCACTCACTTGACCTCAGGGCAAAAGGACGGTGATGAACTTAGAAGAAATGCAGATGTTGTAGAAATTTTGAGGAAGACCAGATTCCCACATGTCCATGGTGTAGGTGACGAGAAGTCACCGGAGACAATTCTTGACCATGA tcGTATAATATGGCTTGGGGATCTTAATTACCGAATAGCTCTTTCATACCGTTCGGTGAAGGCTCTAGTTGAGATGCACAATTGGAAACAGTTACTAGAGAAGGACCAG CTTCGAATAGAGCAAAGGTATGGTCGGGTATTTTCAGGCTGGAAAGAAGGGAGGATTTATTTTCCTCCCACATACAAATACTCCTACAATTCTGACAGATACGCAGGCGACGATATGCGTCCGAATGAGAAGCGAAGAACACCTGCATG GTGCGACCGGATTCTATGGTATGGGAGAGGCCTGAATCAACTATGTTATGTTCGCGGCGAGTCTAGATTCTCAGATCACAGGCCTGTATACAGCATTTTCACTGCGGAGGTTCAGATACCGAGCCAAACCCAATTTTGCAGCTTTGCTCGTTCTACCTCTCTAATGGGGGTGGATGAACTACCATACCCAACTTATCCACGCAGTTACACAGATATCAATTTTTATTGA
- the LOC127767690 gene encoding type IV inositol polyphosphate 5-phosphatase 7-like isoform X6 → MRDENSIKTKLSWSKTFVRKWFNIKTKAKDFHSDYAVEEGVQWRTSFSERDVCKSKKSRTERLPRKSVDRDSRVGNGFDRAYITNTQDYRVFVATWNVGGRSPSSHLNLEDWLHTSPAADIYVIGLQEIVPLNAGNVLLTEDNGPAKKWVALVRKTLNNIDQGSAVYNYHTPSPVPDPIVELNVDFERSSRRPRNSSFFHRRSFQSFNRSSRIDMMDPHSLVDRRFSVCDRISFGSRPSDVDTSMRYGGSSDDENIDEESPSGIYISPMPCGYGAPLCYDDNKRQLINTRYCLVASKQMVGVFLMVWVRSDIREHVKNLKVSCVGRGLMGYLGNKGSISISMSLHQTSFCFVCTHLTSGQKDGDELRRNADVVEILRKTRFPHVHGVGDEKSPETILDHDRIIWLGDLNYRIALSYRSVKALVEMHNWKQLLEKDQLRIEQRYGRVFSGWKEGRIYFPPTYKYSYNSDRYAGDDMRPNEKRRTPAWCDRILWYGRGLNQLCYVRGESRFSDHRPVYSIFTAEVQIPSQTQFCSFARSTSLMGVDELPYPTYPRSYTDINFY, encoded by the exons GTGTCCAGTGGAGAACCAGTTTCTCAGAGAGAGATGTATGCAAATCCAAGAAAAGCAGAACAG AGAGGTTGCCTAGGAAGAGTGTGGATCGAGATTCCCGGGTAGGAAATGGATTTGACCGTGCTTATATCACAAATACACAAGACTACAG GGTCTTTGTTGCAACATGGAATGTGGGTGGAAGGTCACCATCGAGTCATTTGAATTTGGAAGACTGGCTTCATACTTCTCCGGCTGCTGATATATATGTCATTGG GTTACAGGAAATTGTTCCTTTGAATGCTGGCAATGTCCTATTGACCGAAGACAATGGTCCAGCAAAGAAATGGGTCGCACTTGTTAGAAAAACGCTAAACAATATAGACCAAGGCTCTGCTGTGTACAACTACCACACCCCTTCGCCGGTTCCAGATCCTATTGTTGAGCTCAATGTTGATTTTGAACGATCATCAAGAAGACCAAGGAATTCATCTTTCTTCCATCGACGTTCATTCCAGTCCTTCAACCGAAGCTCAAGAATTGACATGATGGATCCCCACTCATTAGTGGATCGTCGTTTCAGTGTTTGTGACCGGATTAGCTTTGGGAGTAGGCCAAGTGATGTTGACACCAGTATGAGATATGGTGGGTCATCTGATGATGAGAATATTGACGAGGAATCACCTAGTGGTATATACATCTCACCAATGCCATGCGGTTATGGTGCTCCACTATGCTATGATGATAACAAAAGACAGTTGATAAACACTAG ATATTGCCTAGTTGCCAGCAAGCAAATGGTTGGTGTTTTTCTCATGGTTTGGGTACGAAGTGATATAAGGGAACATGTGAAGAACTTGAAGGTTTCATGTGTTGGCAGAGGTTTGATGGGATATCTCGGAAATAAG GGATCGATATCAATCAGCATGTCTCTGCATCAGACAAGCTTCTGCTTTGTTTGCACTCACTTGACCTCAGGGCAAAAGGACGGTGATGAACTTAGAAGAAATGCAGATGTTGTAGAAATTTTGAGGAAGACCAGATTCCCACATGTCCATGGTGTAGGTGACGAGAAGTCACCGGAGACAATTCTTGACCATGA tcGTATAATATGGCTTGGGGATCTTAATTACCGAATAGCTCTTTCATACCGTTCGGTGAAGGCTCTAGTTGAGATGCACAATTGGAAACAGTTACTAGAGAAGGACCAG CTTCGAATAGAGCAAAGGTATGGTCGGGTATTTTCAGGCTGGAAAGAAGGGAGGATTTATTTTCCTCCCACATACAAATACTCCTACAATTCTGACAGATACGCAGGCGACGATATGCGTCCGAATGAGAAGCGAAGAACACCTGCATG GTGCGACCGGATTCTATGGTATGGGAGAGGCCTGAATCAACTATGTTATGTTCGCGGCGAGTCTAGATTCTCAGATCACAGGCCTGTATACAGCATTTTCACTGCGGAGGTTCAGATACCGAGCCAAACCCAATTTTGCAGCTTTGCTCGTTCTACCTCTCTAATGGGGGTGGATGAACTACCATACCCAACTTATCCACGCAGTTACACAGATATCAATTTTTATTGA
- the LOC127767690 gene encoding type IV inositol polyphosphate 5-phosphatase 7-like isoform X2, whose amino-acid sequence MRDENSIKTKKLSWSKTFVRKWFNIKTKAKDFHSDYAVEEVGVQWRTSFSERDVCKSKKSRTERLPRKSVDRDSRVGNGFDRAYITNTQDYRVFVATWNVGGRSPSSHLNLEDWLHTSPAADIYVIGLQEIVPLNAGNVLLTEDNGPAKKWVALVRKTLNNIDQGSAVYNYHTPSPVPDPIVELNVDFERSSRRPRNSSFFHRRSFQSFNRSSRIDMMDPHSLVDRRFSVCDRISFGSRPSDVDTSMRYGGSSDDENIDEESPSGIYISPMPCGYGAPLCYDDNKRQLINTRYCLVASKQMVGVFLMVWVRSDIREHVKNLKVSCVGRGLMGYLGNKGSISISMSLHQTSFCFVCTHLTSGQKDGDELRRNADVVEILRKTRFPHVHGVGDEKSPETILDHDRIIWLGDLNYRIALSYRSVKALVEMHNWKQLLEKDQLRIEQRYGRVFSGWKEGRIYFPPTYKYSYNSDRYAGDDMRPNEKRRTPAWCDRILWYGRGLNQLCYVRGESRFSDHRPVYSIFTAEVQIPSQTQFCSFARSTSLMGVDELPYPTYPRSYTDINFY is encoded by the exons TAGGTGTCCAGTGGAGAACCAGTTTCTCAGAGAGAGATGTATGCAAATCCAAGAAAAGCAGAACAG AGAGGTTGCCTAGGAAGAGTGTGGATCGAGATTCCCGGGTAGGAAATGGATTTGACCGTGCTTATATCACAAATACACAAGACTACAG GGTCTTTGTTGCAACATGGAATGTGGGTGGAAGGTCACCATCGAGTCATTTGAATTTGGAAGACTGGCTTCATACTTCTCCGGCTGCTGATATATATGTCATTGG GTTACAGGAAATTGTTCCTTTGAATGCTGGCAATGTCCTATTGACCGAAGACAATGGTCCAGCAAAGAAATGGGTCGCACTTGTTAGAAAAACGCTAAACAATATAGACCAAGGCTCTGCTGTGTACAACTACCACACCCCTTCGCCGGTTCCAGATCCTATTGTTGAGCTCAATGTTGATTTTGAACGATCATCAAGAAGACCAAGGAATTCATCTTTCTTCCATCGACGTTCATTCCAGTCCTTCAACCGAAGCTCAAGAATTGACATGATGGATCCCCACTCATTAGTGGATCGTCGTTTCAGTGTTTGTGACCGGATTAGCTTTGGGAGTAGGCCAAGTGATGTTGACACCAGTATGAGATATGGTGGGTCATCTGATGATGAGAATATTGACGAGGAATCACCTAGTGGTATATACATCTCACCAATGCCATGCGGTTATGGTGCTCCACTATGCTATGATGATAACAAAAGACAGTTGATAAACACTAG ATATTGCCTAGTTGCCAGCAAGCAAATGGTTGGTGTTTTTCTCATGGTTTGGGTACGAAGTGATATAAGGGAACATGTGAAGAACTTGAAGGTTTCATGTGTTGGCAGAGGTTTGATGGGATATCTCGGAAATAAG GGATCGATATCAATCAGCATGTCTCTGCATCAGACAAGCTTCTGCTTTGTTTGCACTCACTTGACCTCAGGGCAAAAGGACGGTGATGAACTTAGAAGAAATGCAGATGTTGTAGAAATTTTGAGGAAGACCAGATTCCCACATGTCCATGGTGTAGGTGACGAGAAGTCACCGGAGACAATTCTTGACCATGA tcGTATAATATGGCTTGGGGATCTTAATTACCGAATAGCTCTTTCATACCGTTCGGTGAAGGCTCTAGTTGAGATGCACAATTGGAAACAGTTACTAGAGAAGGACCAG CTTCGAATAGAGCAAAGGTATGGTCGGGTATTTTCAGGCTGGAAAGAAGGGAGGATTTATTTTCCTCCCACATACAAATACTCCTACAATTCTGACAGATACGCAGGCGACGATATGCGTCCGAATGAGAAGCGAAGAACACCTGCATG GTGCGACCGGATTCTATGGTATGGGAGAGGCCTGAATCAACTATGTTATGTTCGCGGCGAGTCTAGATTCTCAGATCACAGGCCTGTATACAGCATTTTCACTGCGGAGGTTCAGATACCGAGCCAAACCCAATTTTGCAGCTTTGCTCGTTCTACCTCTCTAATGGGGGTGGATGAACTACCATACCCAACTTATCCACGCAGTTACACAGATATCAATTTTTATTGA
- the LOC127767690 gene encoding type IV inositol polyphosphate 5-phosphatase 7-like isoform X5: MRDENSIKTKLSWSKTFVRKWFNIKTKAKDFHSDYAVEEGVQWRTSFSERDVCKSKKSRTERLPRKSVDRDSRVGNGFDRAYITNTQDYRVFVATWNVGGRSPSSHLNLEDWLHTSPAADIYVIGLQEIVPLNAGNVLLTEDNGPAKKWVALVRKTLNNIDQGSAVYNYHTPSPVPDPIVELNVDFERSSRRPRNSSFFHRRSFQSFNRSSRIDMMDPHSLVDRRFSVCDRISFGSRPSDVDTSMRYGGSSDDENIDEESPSGIYISPMPCGYGAPLCYDDNKRQLINTSRYCLVASKQMVGVFLMVWVRSDIREHVKNLKVSCVGRGLMGYLGNKGSISISMSLHQTSFCFVCTHLTSGQKDGDELRRNADVVEILRKTRFPHVHGVGDEKSPETILDHDRIIWLGDLNYRIALSYRSVKALVEMHNWKQLLEKDQLRIEQRYGRVFSGWKEGRIYFPPTYKYSYNSDRYAGDDMRPNEKRRTPAWCDRILWYGRGLNQLCYVRGESRFSDHRPVYSIFTAEVQIPSQTQFCSFARSTSLMGVDELPYPTYPRSYTDINFY; encoded by the exons GTGTCCAGTGGAGAACCAGTTTCTCAGAGAGAGATGTATGCAAATCCAAGAAAAGCAGAACAG AGAGGTTGCCTAGGAAGAGTGTGGATCGAGATTCCCGGGTAGGAAATGGATTTGACCGTGCTTATATCACAAATACACAAGACTACAG GGTCTTTGTTGCAACATGGAATGTGGGTGGAAGGTCACCATCGAGTCATTTGAATTTGGAAGACTGGCTTCATACTTCTCCGGCTGCTGATATATATGTCATTGG GTTACAGGAAATTGTTCCTTTGAATGCTGGCAATGTCCTATTGACCGAAGACAATGGTCCAGCAAAGAAATGGGTCGCACTTGTTAGAAAAACGCTAAACAATATAGACCAAGGCTCTGCTGTGTACAACTACCACACCCCTTCGCCGGTTCCAGATCCTATTGTTGAGCTCAATGTTGATTTTGAACGATCATCAAGAAGACCAAGGAATTCATCTTTCTTCCATCGACGTTCATTCCAGTCCTTCAACCGAAGCTCAAGAATTGACATGATGGATCCCCACTCATTAGTGGATCGTCGTTTCAGTGTTTGTGACCGGATTAGCTTTGGGAGTAGGCCAAGTGATGTTGACACCAGTATGAGATATGGTGGGTCATCTGATGATGAGAATATTGACGAGGAATCACCTAGTGGTATATACATCTCACCAATGCCATGCGGTTATGGTGCTCCACTATGCTATGATGATAACAAAAGACAGTTGATAAACACTAG CAGATATTGCCTAGTTGCCAGCAAGCAAATGGTTGGTGTTTTTCTCATGGTTTGGGTACGAAGTGATATAAGGGAACATGTGAAGAACTTGAAGGTTTCATGTGTTGGCAGAGGTTTGATGGGATATCTCGGAAATAAG GGATCGATATCAATCAGCATGTCTCTGCATCAGACAAGCTTCTGCTTTGTTTGCACTCACTTGACCTCAGGGCAAAAGGACGGTGATGAACTTAGAAGAAATGCAGATGTTGTAGAAATTTTGAGGAAGACCAGATTCCCACATGTCCATGGTGTAGGTGACGAGAAGTCACCGGAGACAATTCTTGACCATGA tcGTATAATATGGCTTGGGGATCTTAATTACCGAATAGCTCTTTCATACCGTTCGGTGAAGGCTCTAGTTGAGATGCACAATTGGAAACAGTTACTAGAGAAGGACCAG CTTCGAATAGAGCAAAGGTATGGTCGGGTATTTTCAGGCTGGAAAGAAGGGAGGATTTATTTTCCTCCCACATACAAATACTCCTACAATTCTGACAGATACGCAGGCGACGATATGCGTCCGAATGAGAAGCGAAGAACACCTGCATG GTGCGACCGGATTCTATGGTATGGGAGAGGCCTGAATCAACTATGTTATGTTCGCGGCGAGTCTAGATTCTCAGATCACAGGCCTGTATACAGCATTTTCACTGCGGAGGTTCAGATACCGAGCCAAACCCAATTTTGCAGCTTTGCTCGTTCTACCTCTCTAATGGGGGTGGATGAACTACCATACCCAACTTATCCACGCAGTTACACAGATATCAATTTTTATTGA